From Erigeron canadensis isolate Cc75 chromosome 8, C_canadensis_v1, whole genome shotgun sequence, one genomic window encodes:
- the LOC122578838 gene encoding putative cell wall protein encodes MANTSHYSVMALILIFHIFITMAIAGRDIPNANDVNKPDDDIKKPDSLFYHDRGYLIPGVGRGIKPNCKDKLHPFTFSPITGRHDGGIAGAIGNVPRYGGAGGGRSYIPGGDDTFVPNPGFEVPNPASGGSAPGPVQG; translated from the coding sequence atggcTAATACTAGTCACTACTCAGTGATGGCTCTCATTCTCATCTTCCACATTTTCATCACTATGGCTATAGCCGGGCGTGACATCCCAAACGCAAACGACGTGAACAAGCCCGACGACGACATCAAGAAACCTGACTCGCTCTTCTACCATGATCGTGGGTACCTAATTCCGGGTGTGGGAAGAGGTATTAAACCAAACTGCAAAGACAAGTTACATCCGTTTACGTTCAGTCCTATCACTGGTAGACATGATGGTGGAATCGCGGGTGCCATTGGTAATGTGCCAAGGTATGGTGGGGCTGGTGGTGGTAGAAGCTACATTCCCGGTGGTGATGACACATTTGTTCCAAACCCTGGTTTTGAGGTCCCAAATCCAGCAAGTGGTGGCTCGGCTCCTGGCCCGGTTCAAGGGTGA